A region from the uncultured Sunxiuqinia sp. genome encodes:
- a CDS encoding DUF6144 family protein, with amino-acid sequence MNSDRRNFLKKTCAAGGCFCGFTSLVNGAVNPSADVPEVDPNQVLMHEWVSTLLKNIDDNEDETVSRRILKQCAVSHYEHLKMNQFLKPYVGNLNKFIHFIEEKWDWKISYNEEEGLLVADENKNYCVCPLMNQKKGVKSSILCYCSEGFAEMMFSKVAGKPVQATVVSSIHRGQDRCKYEIKLN; translated from the coding sequence ATGAATTCAGACCGCAGGAACTTTTTAAAAAAGACTTGTGCCGCAGGAGGATGTTTCTGCGGCTTTACCTCGCTGGTTAACGGAGCCGTAAATCCTTCGGCTGATGTGCCAGAGGTCGATCCCAATCAAGTGCTGATGCACGAGTGGGTCTCAACGCTTTTGAAAAACATCGACGACAATGAAGATGAAACGGTCTCTCGAAGAATATTAAAGCAATGTGCAGTTAGCCATTATGAGCATCTAAAAATGAACCAATTTTTGAAACCGTATGTTGGAAATTTGAATAAATTCATCCATTTTATCGAAGAGAAATGGGATTGGAAGATAAGCTATAATGAGGAGGAGGGCTTGTTAGTCGCCGACGAAAACAAAAATTATTGTGTTTGTCCGTTGATGAATCAGAAAAAAGGAGTAAAATCGTCAATCTTGTGTTACTGTTCCGAAGGATTTGCTGAGATGATGTTTTCAAAAGTCGCAGGCAAACCGGTTCAGGCAACGGTTGTTTCTTCCATACATCGCGGACAGGATCGGTGTAAATATGAGATTAAATTAAACTGA
- a CDS encoding TIM-barrel domain-containing protein, with translation MRKITHLIIICLSLFMAACAPQSYAKTQLGIKTTVDSTEIEVQFYSPKIVRIVKSKTGFSFEKQSLSVVKEAESVELTTETKGDEIVVSSTDITVHLNQKTGKISFYTLNGTSLLNEKGNGTQFTPIKDVDEDSYVVSQSFVLDQDEEVYGLGQFQDGKMSQRDQELYLLQDILITAIPMLQSDKGYGIYWDNYSPTYFSDNKDETSFRSTVGDCVDYYFMYGGNADGVIAQMRDLTGQAPMFPYWTYGFWQSKERYKSQDETVDVVKKYRELGVPLDGIIQDWQYWGDNYHWNAMDFFNPKFPEPQKLVDQIHSLNANIIFSIWSSFGPQTKPFKELDQNNMLFDFKTWPLSGIDVWPPDMSRPSGVKVYDAYNPKARDIYWKYLNKGIFRLGNDGWWMDSTEPDHFNRVDSDYNQKTYLGSFRKFRNAYPLMTVGGVYTHQRETSTEKRVFILTRSAFAGQQRYAANSWSGDVVTDWNVLRNQISAGLNFSLCGVPYWNSDIGGFFTGNFPGGVKNKAYHEIYVRWLQFGTFCPMMRSHGTDTPREIFQFGKKGDWSYDAIEKFINLRYRLLPYIYSTSWEVTSKSSSMMRALVMDFSEDKNALDINNEYMFGKSFLVCPVTEPMYVKTKKDENKYVDPVEDFSKVKSTSVYLPAGTQWFDFWTGKSFKGGQTIEKETPISIMPLYVKAGSIVPWGPEVQYASEKKADDMEIRIFPGADGEFTLYEDEGDNYNYEKGKYATITFNWNDSQKTLSISDRKGEFPGMLSERQFRLVLVDETAGIGLDESTPVKTVNYSGKAVSEEL, from the coding sequence ATGCGAAAAATAACTCACCTAATTATTATTTGTCTGTCCTTATTCATGGCCGCATGTGCTCCTCAAAGCTATGCAAAAACTCAACTCGGTATAAAAACTACGGTAGATTCAACCGAAATCGAAGTGCAATTCTATTCTCCTAAAATTGTACGTATCGTAAAATCGAAAACCGGGTTCAGCTTTGAAAAGCAAAGCCTGTCGGTAGTGAAAGAGGCGGAATCAGTTGAATTAACAACCGAAACAAAGGGAGATGAAATAGTGGTTTCTTCCACAGATATCACAGTACACTTGAACCAAAAGACTGGTAAGATCTCTTTTTATACTCTTAATGGTACATCTTTGCTTAACGAAAAAGGCAACGGAACCCAGTTTACACCTATTAAGGATGTTGATGAGGATAGCTATGTCGTTAGTCAGTCATTCGTTTTAGATCAGGATGAAGAAGTTTATGGCCTAGGCCAGTTTCAGGATGGGAAAATGTCGCAGCGTGATCAGGAGCTATATCTGTTGCAGGATATTTTAATCACAGCGATTCCGATGTTACAATCCGACAAAGGATACGGAATTTACTGGGATAACTATTCTCCCACTTATTTTTCCGACAACAAAGATGAAACATCTTTTAGATCAACTGTTGGCGATTGTGTCGATTATTACTTTATGTACGGTGGAAATGCCGATGGGGTAATTGCCCAAATGAGAGATTTAACCGGACAAGCTCCAATGTTTCCCTACTGGACCTATGGTTTTTGGCAAAGCAAGGAAAGATATAAAAGTCAGGATGAAACCGTTGATGTTGTAAAAAAATACCGCGAACTAGGAGTTCCTCTTGACGGGATCATTCAGGATTGGCAATACTGGGGAGATAATTATCATTGGAACGCGATGGACTTTTTTAATCCGAAATTCCCTGAGCCTCAAAAATTGGTTGACCAGATTCACAGTTTAAATGCAAATATTATCTTCTCAATATGGTCGTCATTTGGTCCGCAAACAAAACCGTTCAAGGAGTTGGATCAGAACAATATGCTTTTTGACTTCAAAACATGGCCATTATCTGGTATAGATGTATGGCCTCCTGATATGAGCAGACCATCAGGTGTAAAAGTTTACGATGCTTATAATCCAAAAGCACGTGATATTTATTGGAAATACCTAAATAAGGGTATTTTCAGGTTAGGAAATGATGGTTGGTGGATGGACTCTACCGAACCTGACCATTTTAATCGGGTAGATTCAGACTACAATCAAAAAACATACCTAGGGTCATTTCGCAAATTTAGAAATGCATATCCTCTAATGACCGTTGGAGGGGTGTACACACATCAACGTGAAACAAGTACAGAAAAGCGGGTTTTTATTTTAACTCGCTCAGCTTTTGCCGGTCAGCAACGTTATGCTGCAAATTCGTGGTCTGGCGATGTTGTTACCGATTGGAACGTGTTGCGAAATCAAATCTCGGCGGGTTTGAATTTCTCTCTTTGTGGAGTTCCTTATTGGAACAGCGATATTGGAGGATTCTTTACCGGGAACTTTCCTGGAGGTGTAAAAAATAAAGCATACCATGAAATTTATGTGCGTTGGCTGCAGTTTGGAACGTTCTGCCCAATGATGCGTTCGCACGGAACTGATACACCACGGGAAATTTTTCAGTTTGGAAAAAAGGGTGATTGGAGTTACGATGCGATTGAAAAATTTATTAACCTTCGCTACCGGTTGCTCCCCTATATTTATTCAACTTCATGGGAGGTGACTTCAAAAAGTTCCAGTATGATGCGTGCTTTGGTAATGGATTTTTCGGAAGATAAAAATGCCCTGGATATTAACAATGAATACATGTTTGGAAAATCATTTTTGGTTTGTCCGGTTACTGAGCCTATGTATGTTAAAACAAAAAAAGATGAAAACAAATACGTTGATCCAGTTGAAGATTTCAGCAAAGTAAAGTCAACTTCGGTATATTTACCTGCAGGCACACAGTGGTTTGACTTTTGGACAGGAAAGAGCTTTAAAGGCGGTCAAACCATTGAAAAGGAAACCCCGATCAGTATTATGCCTTTATATGTAAAAGCCGGGTCGATCGTGCCTTGGGGACCTGAGGTGCAATATGCATCAGAAAAGAAAGCTGACGATATGGAGATCCGGATTTTCCCTGGAGCGGATGGTGAATTTACTTTGTATGAAGACGAAGGTGATAATTACAACTACGAAAAAGGAAAATATGCTACAATTACTTTTAATTGGAACGATTCCCAAAAAACGTTAAGCATTTCTGACCGGAAGGGGGAGTTCCCGGGCATGTTATCCGAACGTCAGTTCCGTTTGGTGTTGGTGGATGAGACAGCAGGGATTGGGTTGGACGAAAGTACGCCTGTAAAAACAGTTAATTATTCGGGAAAAGCAGTCTCTGAAGAACTATAG
- a CDS encoding RagB/SusD family nutrient uptake outer membrane protein, whose translation MKKLKYITCSGVAAVALLLVLITSCTELEDTSYKEIISSEFVPTAYDIPALTGAAYVDWRGLLLQWNTVYRAQEVSGDQMLTPARPNGWVDGGVYRRIHEHNWTTDDDIVINIWTRAYKGITNCNRIIYQVQTKQIPVATDDVEPLVAEIKLLRASYYWILCDIYGNVPIVDSFDVPEGFLPQQNNRREVYDFIVKEIIDNISLVSEENNLETYGKFNKWAGLSLLAKMYLNAEVYTGTPQWNDCIEVCDEIISSGEFSLESNQKNVFITENQNSNEIIFALPFDSKYVNEWNSFDVHMQTLDPGNQKTYNLESSPWGGVCAVPQFISTFDTLDSRYIDNYIKGPQYAANGDPIIASMGDWAGKPLFFRNYVAGVDESAEVDGFRLGKFEIAMGATNRLSNDWPLFRYADILMMKAECLLRTEHADDAATIVTEVRARNFKSNPDKAEVTGAQLMGGSTFDYGLRNHLEETFEGGDDIMYGRFLDELGWEFCQEARRRTDMIRFGVFTTKSWLSHSPNGDYRALYPIPQSEIAKNSNLTQNPGY comes from the coding sequence ATGAAAAAATTAAAATATATTACCTGTTCAGGAGTGGCTGCAGTAGCACTCTTACTGGTTCTAATTACTTCCTGCACAGAACTGGAAGATACATCCTATAAAGAAATTATTTCAAGTGAATTTGTTCCAACCGCTTATGATATACCTGCACTTACCGGTGCTGCTTATGTCGATTGGCGTGGTCTGCTTTTACAGTGGAACACGGTATATCGGGCTCAAGAAGTTTCTGGTGATCAAATGTTGACACCCGCCCGACCAAATGGATGGGTCGATGGAGGAGTCTATCGCCGGATTCACGAGCACAATTGGACAACCGATGATGATATTGTTATCAATATCTGGACAAGGGCATACAAAGGAATCACCAATTGTAACCGGATTATTTATCAGGTACAAACAAAGCAAATTCCTGTTGCTACAGATGACGTTGAGCCATTAGTCGCTGAGATAAAACTCTTACGAGCTTCTTATTACTGGATATTATGTGATATTTACGGAAACGTACCAATTGTTGATAGTTTCGATGTACCTGAAGGTTTTTTACCACAGCAAAATAATAGGAGAGAGGTATATGATTTCATCGTAAAAGAGATAATTGACAATATCTCGTTGGTTAGCGAGGAAAATAACCTGGAAACCTACGGAAAATTTAACAAATGGGCAGGGCTTAGTCTGTTGGCCAAAATGTACCTGAATGCTGAAGTGTACACCGGAACTCCGCAATGGAACGATTGTATTGAAGTGTGCGATGAAATCATTAGTTCAGGCGAATTTAGTTTAGAATCAAATCAAAAGAATGTATTTATTACAGAGAATCAAAATTCGAATGAAATCATTTTTGCATTGCCCTTTGATTCAAAGTATGTCAATGAATGGAATTCGTTTGATGTACACATGCAAACATTGGATCCAGGCAATCAAAAAACTTATAATTTGGAATCTAGTCCATGGGGAGGAGTTTGCGCCGTTCCTCAATTTATAAGTACGTTTGATACGCTAGATTCCAGATATATTGATAACTATATTAAAGGACCACAGTATGCTGCCAACGGGGATCCCATCATTGCAAGCATGGGAGACTGGGCAGGAAAACCATTGTTTTTCCGTAACTATGTTGCCGGAGTTGATGAATCTGCAGAAGTAGATGGATTTCGGTTAGGAAAATTTGAAATAGCAATGGGAGCCACAAACCGTTTGAGCAACGACTGGCCTCTTTTCAGATATGCTGATATTTTGATGATGAAAGCAGAATGCCTTTTAAGAACAGAACATGCGGATGATGCTGCAACCATTGTTACTGAGGTTCGTGCTCGTAACTTTAAGTCCAATCCCGATAAAGCGGAAGTTACCGGAGCTCAACTAATGGGGGGAAGCACATTCGATTATGGTTTGAGAAATCATTTAGAAGAAACGTTTGAAGGAGGTGATGATATCATGTATGGTCGTTTCCTGGATGAGCTGGGCTGGGAATTTTGTCAGGAAGCTCGGCGCAGAACTGATATGATCCGGTTCGGGGTTTTTACCACGAAATCTTGGTTGTCTCACTCGCCAAATGGCGATTACCGTGCATTGTATCCAATTCCACAGAGTGAAATTGCCAAAAACTCAAATTTGACCCAAAATCCAGGTTATTAA